A genomic window from Nosocomiicoccus massiliensis includes:
- a CDS encoding helix-turn-helix domain-containing protein — MLNEIIKNRRIQLGLSRKNICENLCSESTLYRFESGLHDINSHLLVEICNRLKLETVIVTDIKITKKEHALFLLMQHFIYKKNIKELENILNSFKNESLSRDWFKIKNWCQAVIHFYKKEYILCENIISNHLKISEPKNSLDLLILNTLILNYISQNNYIKALEVATNCIHYIDTHKVESIDINSKVKYSYAHALFKNNYKKESEEVIIELIEMLLNEKTFFLLGKCYFFLYVIYKNKKLSLAHTYLKLSYMTFQIENSDIPQQVKEEMKHLKDSSIYL, encoded by the coding sequence TTGTTGAATGAGATCATTAAAAATCGGCGTATCCAACTTGGTTTATCGAGGAAAAATATTTGCGAGAATTTATGTAGTGAATCCACATTATATAGATTCGAGTCAGGATTACATGATATAAACTCTCATTTATTAGTAGAAATATGCAATCGATTAAAACTTGAAACCGTTATAGTTACTGATATTAAAATTACTAAAAAAGAACATGCGTTATTCCTATTAATGCAACATTTTATTTATAAAAAAAATATTAAAGAATTAGAAAATATATTAAATTCATTTAAAAATGAAAGCTTAAGTAGAGACTGGTTCAAAATAAAAAATTGGTGTCAGGCAGTTATACATTTTTACAAAAAAGAATATATTTTATGTGAAAACATCATCAGTAACCATTTGAAAATATCTGAGCCTAAAAATTCATTAGATTTATTAATATTAAACACTTTAATCCTCAATTATATTTCACAAAATAATTACATAAAAGCATTGGAAGTAGCAACAAACTGTATACATTACATTGATACACATAAGGTAGAATCGATAGATATTAATTCTAAAGTCAAATATTCTTATGCACACGCACTATTTAAAAATAATTACAAAAAAGAATCTGAAGAGGTTATTATTGAGCTTATAGAAATGTTATTGAATGAAAAAACGTTTTTTTTATTAGGTAAATGTTATTTTTTTCTCTATGTTATATATAAAAATAAGAAACTTTCTTTAGCACATACGTATCTTAAGCTTTCTTATATGACATTTCAAATTGAAAATAGTGATATTCCCCAACAAGTTAAAGAAGAAATGAAACATTTAAAAGATAGTTCTATATACTTATAA